One genomic segment of Bradyrhizobium diazoefficiens includes these proteins:
- a CDS encoding heavy metal translocating P-type ATPase: MNNGEHKHHHDAETHSGCGCSTKVAPPAKPADSSCCGGHGDHAGHAEHHHDHGAAATKVLDPVCGMTVDPATSKHRFEHRGKTFHFCSVSCRTKFAADPARYLAKEKAPEPEMPQGTIYTCPMHPEVRQVGPGSCPICGMALEPEVASLETGPNPELADMTRRFWIGGALALPAVVLEMGGHLAGPHNWIDPVLSNWIQLVFTTPVVFWAGWPFLVRGWQSLATRNLNMFTLIAMGTGVAYVYSLIGTIAPQIFPATFRGHEGAVAVYFEAAAVITVLVLLGQVLELRARDATSGAIKALLQLAPKTARRVDADGSEHEVEIEQLHAGDSLRVRPGEKVPVDGIILEGRSSLDESLVTGESMPVTKETGAKVIAGTLNQSGSFIMRADKVGRETLLSQIVQMVADAQRSRAPIQRLADQVAGWFVPTVIAVAIAAFGAWAWFGPEPRLAFGLVAAVSVLIIACPCALGLATPMSIMVGVGRGAQAGVLIKNAEALERMEKIDTLVVDKTGTLTEGKPKVVAIVPATGFVEDDILRLAASVERASEHPLADAIMRAAKEKQLSLGQVEEFDSPTGKGATGKVDGKTIVLGNAGYLSSIGIDTRAIDTEAERLRQDGATVINMAVNGKLAGLFAIADPVKASTPEALKALAAEGIKVIMLTGDNRTTAEAVARRLGIAEVEAEVLPDQKSAVVTKLQKAGRSVAMAGDGVNDAPALAAAEVGIAMGTGTDVAMESAGVTLLKGDLTGIVRARKLSQATMSNIRQNLFFAFVYNAAGIPIAAGILYPALGVLLSPIIAAAAMALSSVSVVGNALRLRATRL; this comes from the coding sequence ATGAACAACGGCGAGCACAAGCATCATCACGACGCGGAAACGCATTCCGGATGCGGCTGTTCCACGAAAGTCGCGCCGCCCGCCAAGCCCGCTGACTCCTCCTGCTGCGGCGGACACGGCGATCACGCCGGCCATGCCGAGCATCATCATGACCATGGCGCAGCGGCGACAAAGGTGCTCGATCCCGTTTGCGGCATGACGGTCGATCCCGCGACCTCGAAACACCGCTTCGAGCATCGCGGCAAAACCTTCCATTTCTGTTCGGTCAGCTGTCGCACCAAATTCGCCGCCGATCCCGCAAGATATCTTGCCAAGGAGAAAGCGCCCGAGCCCGAGATGCCCCAGGGCACGATCTACACCTGCCCGATGCATCCGGAAGTCCGCCAGGTCGGACCCGGCAGCTGCCCGATCTGCGGCATGGCGCTGGAGCCGGAGGTCGCGAGCCTGGAGACCGGCCCGAATCCTGAACTCGCCGACATGACGCGGCGTTTCTGGATCGGCGGGGCGCTGGCGCTGCCGGCCGTGGTGCTGGAGATGGGCGGCCATCTCGCGGGACCACACAACTGGATCGACCCGGTGCTGTCGAACTGGATCCAGCTCGTCTTCACCACGCCCGTGGTGTTCTGGGCCGGCTGGCCATTCCTGGTGCGCGGCTGGCAGTCGCTGGCGACGCGCAACCTCAACATGTTCACGCTGATCGCGATGGGCACGGGCGTTGCCTATGTCTACAGCCTGATCGGCACCATCGCGCCGCAAATTTTCCCTGCGACCTTCCGCGGCCATGAGGGTGCCGTCGCAGTCTATTTCGAAGCGGCCGCCGTCATCACCGTGCTGGTGCTGCTCGGCCAGGTGCTGGAGCTGCGCGCGCGCGATGCGACCTCAGGCGCGATCAAGGCGCTGCTCCAGCTTGCGCCGAAGACGGCGCGCCGGGTCGATGCCGATGGCAGCGAGCACGAGGTCGAGATTGAGCAGCTCCACGCCGGCGATTCCTTGCGCGTGCGCCCAGGCGAGAAGGTGCCGGTCGACGGCATCATCCTCGAGGGCCGCTCCTCGCTCGACGAGTCGCTCGTCACCGGCGAGTCCATGCCGGTCACCAAGGAGACCGGCGCAAAGGTCATCGCCGGCACGCTCAACCAGTCGGGGAGCTTCATCATGCGCGCCGACAAGGTCGGGCGCGAAACGCTGCTGTCGCAGATCGTGCAGATGGTCGCGGACGCGCAGCGTTCGCGCGCGCCGATCCAGCGGCTGGCCGATCAGGTCGCGGGCTGGTTCGTGCCGACGGTGATTGCCGTCGCCATCGCCGCCTTCGGCGCCTGGGCCTGGTTCGGACCGGAGCCGCGGCTGGCGTTCGGGCTCGTTGCCGCCGTCAGCGTGCTGATCATCGCCTGTCCCTGTGCGCTGGGTCTGGCGACGCCGATGTCGATCATGGTCGGTGTCGGCCGCGGTGCGCAGGCAGGGGTGCTGATCAAGAACGCCGAGGCGCTGGAGCGGATGGAGAAGATCGATACGCTGGTGGTCGACAAGACCGGCACGCTGACCGAGGGCAAGCCCAAGGTGGTCGCGATCGTGCCTGCGACCGGCTTCGTGGAGGACGACATTCTTCGGCTCGCGGCCAGCGTCGAGCGCGCCAGCGAGCATCCGCTGGCCGACGCCATCATGCGCGCTGCGAAGGAGAAGCAGCTCAGTCTCGGCCAAGTCGAAGAGTTCGATTCGCCGACGGGCAAAGGCGCGACCGGCAAGGTCGACGGCAAGACCATCGTGCTCGGCAATGCAGGATATCTGTCGTCGATCGGCATCGACACCAGGGCGATCGATACCGAGGCGGAGCGGCTGCGCCAGGATGGCGCGACCGTGATCAACATGGCTGTCAATGGCAAGCTCGCCGGCCTGTTCGCGATCGCGGATCCGGTCAAGGCCTCGACGCCGGAAGCGCTGAAGGCGCTCGCGGCCGAAGGCATCAAGGTGATCATGCTGACCGGCGACAACCGCACCACGGCAGAGGCGGTGGCGCGCCGGCTCGGCATCGCCGAGGTCGAGGCCGAGGTGCTGCCGGATCAGAAGAGCGCGGTCGTGACAAAACTGCAAAAGGCCGGCCGCAGTGTCGCGATGGCCGGGGACGGCGTCAACGACGCGCCGGCGCTGGCGGCGGCCGAAGTCGGCATCGCCATGGGCACCGGCACCGATGTCGCCATGGAGAGCGCCGGCGTCACCCTGCTCAAGGGCGATCTCACCGGCATCGTCCGTGCGCGAAAATTGTCGCAGGCGACCATGAGCAACATCCGGCAAAACCTGTTCTTTGCCTTCGTCTACAACGCTGCCGGCATCCCGATCGCCGCAGGGATTCTCTACCCCGCGTTAGGCGTGCTGCTGTCGCCGATCATCGCTGCGGCGGCGATGGCGCTGTCCTCGGTCAGCGTGGTCGGGAACGCGCTGCGGCTGCGCGCAACGCGGCTGTGA
- the nikR gene encoding nickel-responsive transcriptional regulator NikR: MQRITITIEDDLLAEIDAAAEARGYQNRSEIIRDLARAGLQQSAEDTAQTGPCVAGLIYVYDHAARDLSKRLVQEFHGHHDLALATLHVHLDHDNCMEMTALRGDAAEVKHFADHIIAERGVRYGRVMMIPTGDGKPVKARKHGHGHRHE, translated from the coding sequence ATGCAGCGAATTACCATCACAATCGAGGACGATCTCTTGGCGGAGATCGACGCCGCGGCCGAGGCGCGCGGCTACCAGAACCGCTCCGAGATCATCCGCGACCTCGCCCGCGCCGGGCTGCAACAGAGCGCGGAAGACACCGCGCAGACCGGTCCCTGCGTCGCCGGCCTCATCTATGTCTACGACCACGCCGCGCGCGACCTCTCAAAACGCCTGGTGCAGGAATTCCACGGCCACCACGACCTCGCGCTGGCAACGCTGCACGTCCATCTCGACCACGACAATTGCATGGAGATGACCGCGCTGCGCGGCGACGCCGCCGAGGTCAAGCATTTCGCCGACCACATCATCGCCGAGCGCGGCGTCCGCTACGGGCGCGTGATGATGATCCCCACGGGCGACGGCAAGCCGGTGAAGGCGCGCAAACACGGGCATGGCCATCGGCATGAGTAA